The following coding sequences lie in one Mycobacterium sp. DL440 genomic window:
- a CDS encoding DUF2567 domain-containing protein, whose protein sequence is MAALVVAGAVIGALWAWLAPGIHGVVALTRSSERVHAYLGSESDHFFTSAFMFVGMLVVMAVVAAVALWQWTPHRGPVLVAALAAGCALATGVAAGVGVALTHLRFGSVDIAGAPVTPEHRVHYMLEAPSVFFGHTPLQIAGTILFPAAAAAMVYALIAVSTVRDDLGAWPPVETPTYPVIPPVVTPPGA, encoded by the coding sequence ATGGCCGCTCTCGTGGTGGCGGGTGCGGTGATCGGTGCGCTGTGGGCCTGGCTGGCGCCGGGGATTCACGGCGTGGTCGCTTTGACCCGCAGCAGTGAGCGGGTGCACGCGTATCTGGGCAGTGAATCCGACCATTTCTTCACGTCGGCATTCATGTTTGTCGGCATGCTTGTCGTCATGGCAGTCGTGGCCGCGGTGGCGCTGTGGCAGTGGACCCCGCATCGCGGGCCGGTTCTGGTCGCGGCATTGGCCGCGGGTTGTGCGTTGGCCACCGGGGTGGCTGCCGGCGTCGGTGTGGCGCTGACCCACTTGCGGTTCGGCTCGGTGGACATCGCCGGAGCTCCGGTGACCCCGGAACATCGGGTGCACTACATGTTGGAGGCGCCGTCGGTCTTTTTCGGGCACACACCGCTGCAGATCGCCGGCACGATCCTGTTCCCTGCGGCTGCGGCGGCGATGGTCTACGCGCTGATTGCGGTCTCGACGGTGCGCGATGACCTGGGTGCCTGGCCCCCTGTGGAGACGCCGACGTATCCGGTGATCCCGCCGGTGGTCACTCCGCCGGGGGCTTGA
- a CDS encoding NUDIX domain-containing protein produces the protein MPHRNTAHEVLAAVFQVRGLDTRQPALNVLLWQRALDPERGKWSLPGGQLDDDEDLISSVRRQLAEKVDLRELAHLEQLAVFSDPHRVPGVRTIASTFLGLMPSPSTPALPPDTRWHPVSDLPPMAFDHAPMVEHARNRLVAKMSYTNIGFALAPKEFALSTLRDIYSAALDYQVDATNLQRVLERRKVITRTGTTARSGRSGGRPAALYRFTESRYRVTDEFAALRPPV, from the coding sequence ATGCCACATCGTAACACCGCGCACGAAGTACTCGCCGCTGTGTTCCAGGTTCGCGGTCTCGACACCCGGCAACCCGCCCTCAATGTGCTGCTCTGGCAGCGGGCGCTGGATCCGGAGCGGGGCAAATGGTCTCTGCCCGGCGGTCAACTCGATGACGACGAGGACCTGATCAGCTCGGTTCGGCGACAGCTGGCCGAGAAGGTTGACCTGCGTGAACTTGCCCACCTCGAACAACTGGCAGTGTTCTCCGATCCACATCGGGTTCCTGGCGTGCGGACCATCGCATCCACATTCCTGGGCCTCATGCCCTCCCCCTCGACCCCAGCTCTACCGCCCGACACCCGGTGGCATCCGGTCAGCGACCTGCCCCCGATGGCCTTCGACCACGCGCCGATGGTCGAACACGCGCGCAACCGGCTGGTCGCCAAGATGTCGTATACCAACATCGGATTCGCTTTGGCACCAAAAGAATTCGCCCTGTCCACGCTGCGCGACATCTACAGCGCCGCGCTCGACTATCAAGTCGACGCGACAAACCTGCAGCGAGTTCTGGAACGTCGCAAAGTCATCACCCGCACCGGCACCACCGCTCGATCGGGCCGCAGCGGCGGGCGTCCAGCAGCCCTATACCGCTTCACCGAATCCCGGTACCGCGTCACCGACGAATTCGCCGCATTGCGCCCGCCTGTGTGA
- a CDS encoding lipase family protein: MMDLGSAARASGAEWIGRAPHEALDQAARPELPHRDAFYVPPAGFEHAEPGTVLRSRDVELAFLGLIPQRQQATQLLYRSTDRNGIPEAAATTVIVPPDAAPDCPVVSYQCAIDAISARCFPSYALRRHAKATGSLAQLELLLISAALAEGWAVSVPDHEGVNGMWGAPYEPGYRVLDGLRAAINSERLSLSPSARIGLWGYSGGGLASAWAAEMAGSYASELNIVGAVLGSPVGDLGNTFRRLNGTVFSGLPALVVAALADIYPNLNRVIAEHATTEGRKVLDRLHRMTTVEAIVRMFRTDMADLVDMPLNEILDGPEVSEVFHDTKLGVAVPVPPVLIVQAVHDEIISVDDIDKLADTYLAGGADVTYHRDMFSEHLLLHPFSAPMALRWLTDRFADRPLTANLVRSKWPTLLNPMTYMGMARLAGITAKVAMGRTVRRHPL; the protein is encoded by the coding sequence CTGATGGACTTGGGCAGTGCGGCACGTGCCTCCGGAGCTGAATGGATCGGTCGAGCACCTCATGAGGCGCTCGACCAGGCGGCCCGACCCGAACTTCCGCACAGAGATGCGTTCTACGTCCCACCTGCGGGGTTCGAGCACGCCGAGCCAGGCACCGTCCTGCGCAGCCGCGATGTCGAACTGGCCTTTCTCGGCTTGATCCCGCAGCGCCAGCAGGCCACGCAGCTGCTGTATCGCTCCACCGACCGCAACGGAATCCCCGAAGCGGCGGCCACCACCGTCATCGTCCCGCCCGACGCCGCGCCGGACTGTCCGGTGGTCTCCTACCAGTGCGCCATCGACGCCATCTCGGCCCGCTGCTTCCCGTCCTACGCGCTGCGCCGCCACGCGAAGGCCACCGGTTCCCTGGCGCAACTGGAGCTCCTCCTCATCTCGGCCGCACTGGCCGAGGGCTGGGCGGTCTCGGTACCCGACCATGAGGGCGTCAACGGCATGTGGGGCGCGCCTTACGAGCCCGGTTACCGGGTCCTCGACGGCTTGCGTGCGGCGATCAACAGCGAGCGCCTGTCCTTGTCACCGTCCGCGCGCATCGGCCTGTGGGGCTATTCCGGCGGTGGACTGGCCAGCGCCTGGGCCGCCGAGATGGCCGGCAGCTACGCCTCCGAACTGAACATCGTCGGCGCGGTCCTCGGCTCACCCGTCGGCGATCTCGGAAACACATTCCGCCGGCTGAACGGCACCGTGTTCTCCGGGCTGCCGGCCCTTGTCGTGGCCGCCCTCGCCGACATCTACCCCAACCTCAACCGCGTCATCGCCGAGCACGCCACCACCGAGGGACGCAAAGTCCTCGATCGGCTACACCGGATGACGACCGTGGAGGCCATCGTGCGGATGTTCCGTACCGACATGGCTGATCTGGTCGACATGCCGCTGAACGAGATCCTCGACGGACCCGAGGTCAGTGAGGTGTTCCACGACACCAAACTCGGTGTGGCGGTACCGGTCCCACCCGTACTGATCGTGCAGGCGGTGCACGACGAAATCATCTCGGTCGACGACATCGACAAACTGGCCGATACCTACCTGGCCGGTGGCGCCGACGTGACTTACCACCGCGACATGTTCAGCGAACATCTGCTGCTGCATCCGTTCTCGGCGCCGATGGCGCTGCGCTGGTTGACCGACCGGTTCGCCGACCGCCCGCTCACCGCCAACCTGGTGCGGTCCAAATGGCCGACGCTGCTCAACCCGATGACCTACATGGGTATGGCGCGACTGGCCGGAATCACCGCCAAGGTCGCTATGGGCCGGACGGTCCGGCGACACCCGCTCTGA
- a CDS encoding adenosylmethionine--8-amino-7-oxononanoate transaminase produces MAELTPAQISAIDAAHIWHPYSAMDADALPPVVAVGAKGAWLTVIDPTDGAPIEVLDAMASWWTAVHGHGHPLLDRAINDQLATMNHVMFGGLTHEPAARLAQLLVDLTPAPLETVFFSDSGSVSVEVAVKMALQYWRSLGRGSKHRLMTWRGGYHGDTFTPMSVCDPDGGMHSLWSDVLVAQEFAPPVPGDYLLAYSDAFERQLAEHADELAAVIVEPVVQGAGGMRFHDPRYLADLRAICDRHDVLLIFDEIATGFGRTGKLFAAEHAGVSPDIMCVGKAMTGGYITLAATLCTREVARTISAGEPGALMHGPTFMANALACAVGVAAVELLISGDWSARVAEIEGGLRMGLEPARALSGVADVRVLGAIGVIEMCEPVDMRVATLAALRHGLWLRPFGKLIYAMPPFICTPAEVEQITAGMVSVARALT; encoded by the coding sequence GTGGCTGAGCTGACCCCGGCGCAGATCAGCGCCATTGACGCAGCCCACATCTGGCACCCCTACAGCGCCATGGACGCGGATGCGTTGCCGCCGGTGGTTGCGGTCGGGGCCAAGGGCGCGTGGCTGACAGTGATCGACCCTACCGACGGCGCACCGATCGAGGTTCTCGATGCGATGGCGTCCTGGTGGACCGCCGTTCACGGACACGGACATCCGCTGCTGGACCGTGCCATCAACGACCAGCTCGCCACCATGAACCACGTCATGTTCGGCGGTCTGACCCACGAGCCGGCCGCACGGCTGGCCCAGCTGCTGGTGGACCTCACCCCCGCGCCCCTGGAGACCGTGTTCTTCAGCGATTCCGGGTCGGTGTCGGTGGAGGTGGCCGTCAAGATGGCACTCCAGTACTGGCGCAGCCTCGGCCGGGGCTCCAAACATCGCCTGATGACGTGGCGCGGCGGCTATCACGGCGACACGTTCACCCCGATGAGCGTGTGTGATCCGGACGGCGGCATGCACTCGCTCTGGAGCGATGTTCTGGTGGCCCAGGAGTTCGCGCCGCCGGTGCCCGGCGACTATCTACTGGCGTATAGCGACGCTTTCGAGCGGCAATTGGCCGAACATGCCGACGAACTCGCCGCGGTGATCGTCGAACCGGTGGTGCAGGGCGCCGGGGGTATGCGCTTTCATGACCCCCGGTATCTGGCCGACCTGCGGGCGATCTGCGACCGCCACGATGTCTTGTTGATCTTCGACGAGATCGCCACGGGATTCGGCCGCACCGGGAAGCTGTTCGCCGCCGAGCACGCCGGTGTCAGCCCGGACATCATGTGTGTCGGTAAGGCGATGACCGGCGGCTACATCACCTTGGCCGCGACGCTGTGTACCCGTGAGGTCGCGCGGACGATCAGTGCGGGGGAGCCCGGTGCGCTTATGCACGGGCCGACGTTCATGGCCAACGCGCTCGCCTGCGCCGTCGGCGTGGCTGCGGTGGAACTGCTGATCAGCGGTGATTGGTCGGCCCGGGTGGCCGAGATCGAGGGGGGCCTGCGGATGGGGCTGGAGCCGGCCCGCGCGCTGTCCGGTGTCGCCGACGTCCGGGTGCTCGGTGCCATCGGTGTGATCGAGATGTGCGAGCCGGTCGACATGCGGGTGGCGACGCTGGCGGCGTTGCGGCATGGGCTATGGCTACGCCCGTTCGGCAAGCTGATCTATGCCATGCCGCCCTTCATCTGCACGCCCGCGGAGGTGGAACAGATCACCGCGGGCATGGTCAGTGTGGCCCGTGCACTAACCTGA
- a CDS encoding acyltransferase family protein, whose product MKTLDAPRTEPGTESGSVPHAVMGTRKSGFYRHDLDGLRGIAIALVAMFHIWFGRVSGGVDVFLALSGFFFGGKLLRIALNPEAPLLLLPEVIRLVRRLLPALVVVLAAGAVLTILVQPETRWETFADQSLASLGYYQNWELANTAADYLRAGEAVSPLQHIWSMSVQGQFYVAFLAVVFGFALFGRRIFGRHLRTAFIVLLSALTIASFVYAIIAHNTDQATAYYNSFARGWELMLGALAGALVPAVRWPMWLRTILATVSLAAIVSCGWLIDGVKEFPGPWTLVPVGATVIFILTAANRTDDPSSAERLPAPNRMLATKPFVSLGSMAYSLYLWHWPLLIFWLSYSGHAHANFLEGTIVLLISGVLAWLTTRYIEEPLRSQKAKAATTAAPAVPWRVRLRRPTIVLGSIVGLLGIALTATSFTWREHVTVQRANGKELSGLSARDYPGARALIDHARVPKLPMRPTVLEAKDDLPASTTDGCISDFGNTDVINCTYGDKDSPRTIAVAGGSHAEHWITALDLLGRLHNFKVVTYLKMGCPLTTEENPLVMGDNRPYPKCREWNGKVMSQLIADRPNFVFTTSTRPWNIKPGDVMPGTYIGIWEALSENNIPILAMRDTPWLTRNGKPYFPYDCLANGGDAISCGIDRSKVLSDHNPTLDFVGRFPLLKPLDMSNAVCRKDYCRVVEGNVLLYHDSHHLSTTYMRTMTGELGRQMAVATGWW is encoded by the coding sequence ATGAAAACCCTTGACGCCCCCCGGACGGAGCCCGGCACCGAATCCGGTTCCGTTCCGCACGCCGTCATGGGCACCCGAAAATCGGGCTTCTACCGCCATGATCTGGACGGACTGCGTGGTATCGCCATCGCTCTGGTGGCGATGTTCCACATCTGGTTCGGCCGGGTTTCCGGTGGTGTCGACGTTTTCCTGGCGCTGTCCGGATTCTTCTTCGGCGGCAAGCTGCTGCGCATCGCGCTCAACCCGGAAGCGCCGCTGTTGCTGCTTCCCGAGGTGATCCGGTTGGTCCGGCGCCTGTTGCCGGCCTTGGTCGTGGTGCTTGCCGCCGGTGCGGTGCTGACCATCCTCGTGCAGCCCGAAACCCGCTGGGAAACGTTTGCTGACCAAAGCCTGGCAAGCCTCGGCTACTACCAGAACTGGGAACTGGCCAACACCGCCGCGGACTACCTTCGCGCCGGTGAGGCGGTCAGTCCACTGCAGCACATCTGGTCGATGTCGGTTCAGGGACAGTTCTATGTGGCGTTCCTGGCAGTGGTCTTCGGGTTCGCCTTGTTCGGCCGCCGGATCTTCGGACGGCACCTGCGCACCGCGTTCATCGTTTTACTGAGCGCCCTGACCATCGCGTCCTTCGTGTACGCGATCATCGCCCACAACACCGATCAGGCCACCGCTTACTACAACAGCTTTGCGCGCGGCTGGGAGCTGATGCTGGGTGCACTCGCCGGCGCATTGGTCCCGGCGGTGCGCTGGCCGATGTGGCTGCGGACCATCCTGGCGACGGTGTCATTGGCCGCGATTGTGTCGTGCGGCTGGTTGATCGACGGAGTCAAGGAATTCCCCGGGCCGTGGACACTGGTGCCGGTCGGAGCCACCGTCATCTTCATCCTGACCGCCGCCAACCGGACAGACGACCCTAGCTCGGCCGAACGGTTGCCCGCACCCAACCGGATGCTGGCGACAAAGCCGTTTGTGTCGCTGGGCTCGATGGCCTATTCCCTGTACCTGTGGCACTGGCCGCTGCTGATCTTCTGGCTGTCCTACTCGGGCCACGCCCACGCCAACTTCCTCGAGGGCACCATCGTGCTGCTGATCTCAGGGGTCCTGGCCTGGCTCACCACGCGCTACATCGAGGAGCCGCTGCGCTCGCAGAAGGCCAAGGCCGCCACCACCGCCGCACCTGCCGTTCCGTGGCGGGTCCGGCTGCGTCGACCCACCATCGTCCTCGGCTCCATCGTCGGGCTGCTGGGCATCGCGTTGACGGCCACCTCGTTCACCTGGCGCGAGCACGTCACCGTGCAGCGCGCCAACGGCAAGGAACTGTCCGGGCTGTCGGCCCGCGACTATCCGGGAGCCCGCGCGCTCATCGACCACGCCCGGGTGCCCAAGCTGCCGATGCGTCCGACGGTTTTGGAGGCCAAGGACGATCTGCCCGCGTCCACGACCGACGGCTGCATCAGCGATTTCGGCAACACCGACGTGATCAACTGCACCTACGGCGACAAGGACTCGCCGCGGACGATCGCGGTGGCCGGAGGTTCGCATGCCGAACACTGGATCACCGCGCTGGATCTGCTGGGTCGCCTGCACAACTTCAAGGTGGTCACCTACCTCAAGATGGGTTGTCCGCTGACCACAGAGGAAAACCCGCTGGTGATGGGCGACAACCGCCCGTACCCGAAATGCCGTGAGTGGAACGGAAAGGTGATGTCCCAGCTCATCGCCGATCGCCCCAACTTCGTGTTCACCACCTCCACCCGCCCATGGAACATCAAGCCTGGTGACGTGATGCCCGGCACCTACATCGGAATCTGGGAAGCCCTCTCCGAGAACAACATTCCCATCCTGGCGATGCGCGACACCCCGTGGCTCACCCGAAACGGCAAGCCGTACTTCCCGTACGACTGTCTGGCCAATGGTGGCGATGCCATCTCCTGCGGCATCGACCGGTCCAAGGTACTCTCCGACCACAATCCCACACTGGATTTCGTCGGGAGGTTTCCTCTGCTCAAGCCACTCGACATGAGCAATGCAGTGTGCCGTAAGGACTATTGCCGCGTGGTGGAGGGAAATGTGTTGCTGTACCACGATTCCCACCATCTCTCCACGACCTACATGCGCACGATGACAGGTGAACTCGGCCGTCAGATGGCGGTTGCCACCGGTTGGTGGTGA
- a CDS encoding TetR family transcriptional regulator has translation MQLHKPDVVDAATAILDNYGIADLTMRRLARELNVSPGALYWHFANKQELLGAVADRILQPVRIEDTARAWPGRIHQICVALRDALLSHTDGAELVSSSFAAGQSQVVGGIVAQLADAVQQAGVMSPDDELAARTVLYYVLGFTADEQSRLQWDAAGALADEQSVLDRDASRQFAFGLQLLVDGLAVRGASTLSAGRDILQRRQD, from the coding sequence GTGCAACTCCACAAACCCGACGTGGTGGATGCGGCGACCGCCATCCTGGACAACTACGGCATCGCCGACCTGACGATGCGGCGCCTGGCCCGTGAGCTCAACGTCAGCCCGGGCGCGTTGTACTGGCATTTCGCCAACAAGCAGGAACTGCTCGGCGCTGTCGCCGACCGCATCCTGCAACCTGTCCGCATCGAGGACACCGCCAGGGCGTGGCCGGGTCGGATCCACCAGATCTGTGTGGCATTGCGGGACGCGCTGCTGTCGCACACCGACGGAGCCGAGTTGGTGTCGTCCAGCTTCGCGGCCGGGCAGTCCCAGGTCGTCGGTGGAATCGTCGCGCAGCTCGCCGACGCCGTCCAGCAGGCCGGTGTGATGTCACCCGATGACGAGTTGGCCGCCCGGACGGTGCTCTATTACGTACTCGGCTTCACCGCCGACGAGCAATCCCGGCTGCAGTGGGACGCCGCAGGAGCATTGGCCGACGAGCAGTCCGTGCTTGACCGCGACGCGTCGCGGCAGTTCGCGTTCGGCCTGCAATTGCTGGTCGACGGGTTGGCGGTGCGCGGTGCGAGCACACTCAGCGCTGGGCGCGACATCCTGCAGCGCCGCCAGGACTGA
- a CDS encoding 8-amino-7-oxononanoate synthase: MVGTADVFNRRPTEEHQVTRTDLSPLAWLADVETQRRQAGLRRELRTRPAVATELDLASNDYLGLSQHPEVLDGGIEALRTWGAGAGGSRLVTGNTELHELFESALATFVGAESALVFSSGYTANLGAVVALSGPGSLVVSDALTHASLVDACRLSRARVAVTPHRDVDAVEAALSSRAEERAVVLTESVFSTDGALAPLRELHAVCRRHGALLLVDEAHGLGVRGPGGQGLLYESGLAGAPDVVMTTTLSKALGSQGGVVLGPEPIRAHLIDAARPFIFDTGLAPAAVGAALAALRVLIAEPQRAQAVLDHAAELARISGDTAVPDSAVVSVILGEPEVAVAAAAACLERGVRVGCFRPPTVPAGTSRLRLTARASLTADEMSLARQVLTEVLSEARL; this comes from the coding sequence ATGGTCGGCACCGCCGACGTGTTCAATCGCCGGCCCACGGAGGAGCACCAGGTGACGCGCACAGACCTTTCACCGCTGGCCTGGCTGGCCGACGTCGAAACGCAGCGCCGGCAGGCCGGGCTTCGTCGCGAACTGCGCACCCGCCCCGCCGTGGCGACTGAACTGGATCTGGCCTCCAACGACTATCTGGGGCTGTCACAACACCCGGAGGTTCTCGACGGCGGCATCGAGGCGCTGCGCACCTGGGGAGCCGGTGCCGGTGGTTCGCGCCTGGTCACCGGAAACACCGAACTTCACGAGCTATTCGAGTCCGCCCTGGCGACGTTTGTCGGCGCCGAGTCGGCATTGGTCTTCTCGTCCGGCTACACCGCGAACCTGGGCGCCGTCGTCGCCTTGAGTGGTCCCGGCTCGCTGGTCGTCTCCGACGCTCTCACGCATGCGTCGCTGGTCGACGCCTGCCGACTGTCGCGCGCGCGGGTTGCCGTCACGCCGCACCGCGACGTCGATGCCGTCGAAGCCGCGCTGTCGTCACGCGCCGAGGAACGCGCGGTGGTGCTGACCGAATCGGTGTTCAGCACCGACGGGGCGCTGGCGCCGCTGCGCGAGTTGCACGCGGTCTGCCGCCGACACGGTGCACTGTTGCTCGTCGACGAGGCACACGGGCTTGGCGTTCGCGGGCCGGGCGGGCAGGGCCTGTTGTACGAGTCCGGCCTGGCCGGTGCGCCGGACGTGGTGATGACGACGACGCTGTCGAAAGCGCTCGGCAGTCAGGGCGGAGTGGTGCTCGGCCCTGAGCCGATCCGCGCCCATCTGATCGACGCGGCCCGCCCGTTCATCTTCGACACCGGACTGGCGCCTGCGGCCGTCGGTGCGGCCTTGGCTGCGCTGCGGGTACTGATCGCCGAGCCCCAGCGGGCGCAAGCCGTTTTGGACCACGCCGCCGAGCTGGCTCGGATTTCCGGCGACACCGCGGTGCCCGATTCCGCGGTGGTGTCGGTGATCCTCGGCGAGCCTGAGGTCGCCGTGGCTGCGGCCGCCGCGTGCCTGGAGCGTGGCGTCCGGGTGGGGTGCTTCCGTCCGCCGACGGTTCCTGCGGGCACCTCGCGGCTGCGTCTGACCGCCAGGGCCTCGCTGACCGCCGACGAGATGAGCCTGGCGCGTCAGGTGTTGACCGAGGTCCTGTCCGAGGCCCGGTTGTGA
- the bioD gene encoding dethiobiotin synthase: MSTLVVTGTDTGVGKTVTTAALACAARLAGLEVAVCKPVQTGTVDGDNDLGEVSRLSGVGNLHGGWRYPEPLAPVAAAQRAGLPLPTSAELVDAVRDAEVADGLTLVEGAGGLLVELGADGVTLRDLASELSVSVLVVVSPGLGTLNHTALTLESLAGQGITCAGLVIGAWPENPGVAELGNRDALARLAPVRAALPAGAGSVSAAEFEKICADAFDQDWLTGLA, from the coding sequence GTGAGCACGCTGGTCGTCACCGGGACCGACACCGGGGTCGGCAAGACCGTGACGACTGCCGCGTTGGCCTGTGCAGCCCGGCTTGCCGGGCTTGAGGTCGCGGTGTGCAAGCCCGTGCAGACCGGAACCGTCGACGGCGACAACGACCTCGGCGAGGTGAGCCGGCTGTCCGGGGTCGGCAATCTGCACGGGGGATGGCGCTACCCGGAACCGCTCGCGCCGGTGGCGGCCGCGCAGCGTGCCGGACTTCCATTGCCGACGAGTGCCGAGTTGGTGGACGCGGTGCGTGACGCCGAGGTTGCCGACGGGCTGACCCTCGTCGAAGGCGCTGGTGGCCTCCTCGTCGAGCTGGGTGCCGACGGCGTCACGCTGCGTGACCTGGCCTCCGAGCTCTCGGTATCCGTCCTGGTGGTGGTGTCTCCGGGGCTGGGAACGCTCAACCACACCGCGCTGACGTTGGAATCGCTTGCCGGACAAGGAATTACCTGTGCCGGCCTGGTGATCGGGGCCTGGCCGGAGAACCCCGGCGTCGCCGAGTTGGGGAACCGCGACGCGCTGGCACGGTTGGCGCCGGTGCGCGCAGCGCTCCCGGCAGGTGCCGGCAGCGTGAGCGCCGCGGAGTTCGAGAAGATTTGCGCCGACGCTTTCGACCAGGACTGGCTGACTGGTCTGGCCTGA
- the bioB gene encoding biotin synthase BioB has protein sequence MTQAAVDVLGVAREQVLERGVGLDKDQTLQVLQLPDDQLEELLALAHEVRMKWCGPEVEVEGIISLKTGGCPEDCHFCSQSGLFASPVRSAWLDIPSLVEAAKQTAKTGATEFCIVAAVRGPDERLLAQVAAGIEAIRNEVDIQIACSLGMLTQEQVDRLKDMGVHRYNHNLETAQSYFPNVVTTHSWEERWGTLEMVREAGMEVCCGGILGMGETLEQRAEFAANLAELDPHEVPLNFLNPRPGTPFGDLEVLPAADALRAVAAFRLALPRTMLRFAGGREITLGDLGAKQGILGGINAVIVGNYLTTLGRPAESDLELLDDLQMPIKALNATL, from the coding sequence GTGACGCAGGCAGCTGTAGATGTACTGGGCGTAGCTCGCGAGCAGGTTCTGGAGCGTGGCGTCGGCCTCGACAAGGACCAGACGCTGCAGGTGCTGCAGCTTCCCGACGACCAGCTCGAAGAGCTGCTCGCCCTGGCCCATGAGGTCCGGATGAAGTGGTGTGGCCCCGAGGTCGAGGTCGAGGGCATCATCAGCCTCAAGACCGGTGGCTGCCCAGAGGACTGCCACTTCTGTTCGCAGTCGGGTCTGTTCGCCTCCCCGGTGCGTAGCGCCTGGCTCGACATCCCGAGCCTGGTCGAGGCGGCCAAGCAGACGGCCAAGACCGGTGCCACCGAGTTCTGCATCGTCGCCGCGGTGCGCGGCCCTGACGAGCGACTGCTGGCGCAGGTGGCCGCGGGCATCGAGGCGATCCGCAACGAGGTCGATATCCAGATCGCGTGCTCGCTGGGCATGCTGACCCAGGAGCAGGTGGACCGCCTCAAGGACATGGGCGTGCACCGGTACAACCACAACCTGGAGACCGCCCAGTCGTACTTCCCCAACGTCGTCACCACCCATTCCTGGGAAGAGCGCTGGGGCACGCTGGAGATGGTGCGCGAGGCCGGTATGGAGGTCTGCTGCGGCGGCATTCTCGGCATGGGGGAGACACTGGAGCAGCGCGCCGAGTTCGCCGCCAACCTGGCCGAGCTCGATCCGCACGAGGTGCCGCTGAACTTCCTCAACCCGCGCCCCGGTACGCCGTTCGGCGACCTGGAGGTGCTCCCCGCCGCCGACGCGCTGCGTGCCGTCGCCGCCTTCCGGTTGGCGCTGCCGCGCACCATGCTGCGGTTCGCCGGCGGTCGTGAGATCACCCTCGGTGACCTGGGCGCGAAGCAGGGCATCCTGGGCGGCATCAACGCAGTCATCGTCGGCAACTACCTGACCACGCTGGGCCGTCCGGCCGAGTCTGACTTGGAGCTGCTCGACGATCTGCAGATGCCGATCAAGGCGCTGAACGCCACCCTGTAG
- a CDS encoding 2'-5' RNA ligase family protein has protein sequence MVHSVELVFDPDTEATVRRIWDALRDADIPSQAPASRPHSTLTVAQHIDAQADAVLTELVDRFPLPCRLGATLIFGRSAGVLARLLVPTDELLEIQAQVYRLCLPFMDPAPMPHAEPGSWTPHVTLARRIAPARMAAAVRVAGRPAEIVGQVIGLRHWDGDARADYPIG, from the coding sequence ATGGTCCACTCAGTCGAGCTGGTCTTCGACCCGGACACCGAAGCCACGGTCCGGCGAATCTGGGATGCACTGCGCGACGCCGACATTCCCAGCCAGGCGCCTGCCAGCCGGCCGCACTCGACGCTGACCGTCGCCCAACACATCGACGCCCAGGCTGACGCCGTGCTCACCGAACTCGTCGACCGCTTCCCGCTACCGTGCCGGCTCGGCGCGACACTGATCTTCGGGCGCTCGGCCGGGGTATTGGCGCGGCTCCTGGTGCCGACTGACGAGCTACTCGAAATCCAGGCGCAGGTGTATCGACTCTGCCTGCCGTTCATGGACCCGGCTCCGATGCCACACGCCGAGCCGGGGAGCTGGACCCCGCACGTCACGCTGGCCCGGCGGATTGCGCCGGCGAGGATGGCTGCCGCGGTGCGGGTCGCCGGACGTCCTGCGGAGATCGTCGGCCAGGTGATCGGACTGCGACATTGGGACGGCGACGCGCGCGCCGACTACCCGATCGGCTGA